From the genome of Sphingopyxis sp. DBS4:
CGCCATGGCGCAACATCGCCGCGATGTGATCCGTCCGATTTTCGAGCAGCGGCTGACGCCAGCCCGAATCACCGGAGTCGCGCGTGCAAATCGCATCGACTATCTGCTCTTCGTTGCCGTCGATCCGGTGTGGAAAGCCACCGGCGGCCCGCCCTCGGGGCTTCGCTGCCTCTACAGAAACGAGCGCGCGTGCATCGTTGACGTCGCGTCCATCGCGAAAGGTGCTTCCGATTAGACAACTCGCCTCTCTCCTGCTGACGCTGATGCTGGCGGTTGCGGCCGGATTCATCCTCTATGTCGGCCTTACCCGCTCGCCCTTGTTCGCCGGGATTTCGATCCTCTTTTATCGCGGCCTGATCCTGTGCGCGCTATCCGCCGTGCTGGTGATGGCAGCCATGGTGCTGCGCCGGCAGCGGCTCGACCTCGCCACGATCGTTGCGGCGGGGGCGCTGTCGCTCAGCTTCAACATCTGCTTTCTGATCGTCCTGCCGGTGACGCTCGACCGCTCGATCAGCGTTTTCATGCTCGCCCAGATCGAACAGCATCAGGATGACGCGCTGGATAGCCGGCGGATCACCGACATTTTCGTCCGGAAATATGTCGGCGACATGCGGCAGATGGACCGGCGGATCGCCGAACAGACAGCGTCGGGCAATATCGTGACGGTCGATGGCCATGTCCGCCTGACCGATCAGGGCCATCGCTTCCTGGCGCTTTCGCGCACGCTGGCGCGATTGTTCGGAACCGACCCGCGCTTCGTGGGCCTCGCCCCTACTGCGCCACCCGAGGCCCCCGCCGCGTCCCCGCATTAGGAGATTATCAAAGTTTCCCTTTTATTCACCTTGGCCGTTGGGGGTTCGTCCGCGCGGCGCGCGGCAATGTCCAAAATGTTGATTTGAAGCAGGACAAAGCGAATGAGTGCATTCGGACGCCGACCCGGAACCGCTGGCCGCCCCGCCTTTGGCGTGGCGAAGCCGATGCAGACGGGCCCCGGAATGGGCGGCTCGCAATTCCCTGCGATCGACACGCCCGCGCCCGAGGCGCCGCCACCGATTCCGTCGAACCTGACCCCCGAACAGGAAGCGATGGAGCGGCTGAACCAGCGCTCGACCGCCGAAATGGCCGAGCCCGAAAAGGCGCAAGGTTTCGAGGCGTCGGTCCACAAGATCAAGGAACAGGTGCTGCCGCGCCTGCTCGAACGCGTCGACCCCGAGGCCGCCGCGACGCTGAGCAAGGACGAGTTGACCGAGGAATTCCGCCCGATCATCCTCGAAGTGCTCGCCGAGCTTCGCATCACGCTCAATCGCCGCGAGCAGTTCGCGCTCGAAAAGGTGCTCGTCGACGAATTGCTCGGTTTCGGGCCGCTCGAAGAGCTGCTGTCCGATCCCGACATCAGCGACATCATGGTCAACGGACCGTATCAGACCTATATCGAACGCAAGGGCCAGCTCGTCATCGCGCCGATCCAGTTCCGCGACGAACAGCATCTCTTCCAGATCGCGCAGCGCATCTGCAATATGGTCGGCCGCCGCGTCGACCAGACGACGCCGCTCGCCGACGCACGCCTCAAGGACGGCAGCCGCGTCAACGTGATCGTGCCGCCGCTGAGCCTGCGCGGCACCGCGATCTCGATCCGTAAGTTCTCGGCCAAGCCGATCACGCTCGACATGCTCTGCCAATGGGGCGCGATGAGCCAGAAGATGTGCACCGCGCTCAAGATTGCGGGCGCCAGCCGCTTCAACATCGTCATCTCGGGCGGCACCGGCTCGGGCAAGACCACCATGCTCAACGCCCTGTCCAAGATGATCGACCCCGGCGAGCGCGTGCTGACGATCGAGGACGCCGCCGAACTGCGGCTCCAGCAGCCGCACTGGCTGCCACTCGAAACGCGCCCCGCGAACCTCGAGGGCAATGGCGCGATCCACATGGGCGACCTTGTCAAGAACGCGCTGCGTATGCGCCCCGACCGCATCATCATGGGCGAGGTTCGCGGATCGGAGTGTTTCGATCTGCTCGCCGCGATGAACACCGGCCACGACGGATCGATGTGCACGCTCCACGCGAACAGTCCGCGCGAATGCCTCGGCCGTATGGAGAATATGGTGCTGATGGGCGACATCAAGATTCCGAAGGAAGCGATCTCGAAGCAGATTGCCGATTCGGTCGACCTGATCGTCCAGATCAAGCGCCTGCGCGACGGCTCGCGCCGCGTCACCAACGTCACCGAGGTGATCGGCATGGAAGGCGACGTCATCGTCACCCAGGAACTGTTCAAGTTCGAATATCAGGACGAGGACAAGGACGGCAAGATCATCGGCGAATATCGCGCGATGGGCCTGCGCCCCTATACGCTGGAAAAGGCGCGCCAGTTCGGGTTCGATCAGCCCTATCTGGAGGCGTGCCTCTAATTCCGTCGTCATTGCGAGCGAAGCGAAGCAATCCAGGGCGGTTTACACAGGCTCTGGATTGCTTCGCTCCGCTCGCAATGACGGGAATCAGCCCTTCAACCCGAACGCCGCCGCGAACAGCGCCACCGTGACGCTGATCAGCGCGATACCGCGCCACGGCATGAAACCGACCGCATCGACGTCGCGCCGGTGACGGCGGCGGTAATCGGCGACCTCGGCGACCACCGCAAGTACGGCACTGACCGCGCTCACCGTCAGCATCGACCCTTGCATTGACGCGCATCCCTTCGCAAACAGGGGCTTCTTCTCCCCCGGAAAGAGGTGCCCATATGCGTCCGCTGATCCTCGTTGCAAGTGCTCTCGTCGCCCTCGCGGCGCCCGCCCTCGCCGAAAGCCCGAACGGCGAGGCCATCGCCCCCTCTATCGCGGACGCGGTGGCCGCCTCGACACGCACGCCCGCCAATGTCGCGCGCGACCGTTATCGCCACCCCGCCGAAACCCTCGCCTTCTTCGGCGTGAAACCCGGCGACACGATCGTCGAGCTGTGGCCGGGCGGCGGCTGGTACACCGAAATCCTCGCGCCGCTGTCGAAGGCGGGCGGCGGCACGCTCTATGCCGCGGCGCCTTGGGAAAAGGGCCTGAATCGCATCCGCGAATGGCAAAGCGCGAAGCCCGATCTTTATGGCGCGGTCAGGCTCGCCGAATTTCCCGCGACCGGTGCCGGGCCGAAAGTTCCCGACGGCAGCGCCGATGTCGTGCTGACCTTTCGCAATGTCCACAACTGGCGATTCGGCGGCACCGACAAGACCGGCGAAGCCTTCCGGCAAATCTATGCGATGCTGAAACCCGGCGGTGTGCTGGGCGTCGTCGATCACCGCCTGCCCGAGGAGATGGATTCGGCGCTTGAGGAAAAGAGCGGATACATGAAGCGCTCGTCGGTTGTCGCCTTCGCCGAAGCCGCGGGCTTCAAACTCGCGGGCGAAAGCAACGTCAATGCCAATGCGAAGGACAGCCACGACTATCCGGGCGGGGTCTGGACGCTGCCGCCGTCGCTGGCCCAGAAGGATGTCGACCGGGAGAAATATCTGGCGATCGGCGAATCGGACCGCATGACGCTCAAATTCGTGAAGCCCGCGCCCTGAAACATCTCGAGTCCATCGACCCCGCGCTACTGCTCAGCGCCTATGCGCAGGGGCTGTTCCCAATGGCCGATGGGGCCGACGACCCGTCGGTCCACTGGGTCGAGCCGCGGCTGCGCGCGATCCTGCCGCTCGATGGCTTTCACCTGTCGAAGAGCCTGAAGAAGGTCATCGTCTCCGACCGTTTCCGCGTTACCACCGACACCGCCTTTCGCGACATGATGGCGCTCTGCGCCGAACCCGCCGACGATCGGCCGACGACCTGGATCAACCCGGTCATCAAGACGAGCTACGAGCGGCTGTTCCAGCTCGGCCACGCGCACAGCGTCGAATGCTGGCTGGACGGCGCGCTCGTCGGCGGCCTCTATGGCGTATCGCTCGGCCGCGCCTTCTTCGGCGAATCGATGGTCAGCCGGGCGCGCGACGCATCGAAGGTCGCGCTCGCGCATCTCGTCGCGCGGCTGAAGGCGGGCGGCTGGCGGCTGCTCGACTGCCAGTTCATCACCCCGCATCTCGCCAGCCTCGGCGCGATCGAAATCCCCCAGGCCGATTATCTGGCGCGGCTCTATTCGGTGCTGTCGGACGGCGCGGCCTTGGGTGCCGGCGCTGCCTTCGGCGCAGGCGCGGGAGCGGGCGCAGCGGCACCCTCGCCGCCATTCGTCGCCGGCGATTGGGGCGCGCTCGACGGTTTGGGCGCGGGTGCGGCCGATTTGGGGACCGCATGCTGGACGGGCTCGCCGCCGGGATATGTCATCGCGCAGCTTTTGACATAGACGTCGAAAATCGGGTGCTGGATCACGTTGCGCTCGGGGCGCTCCTTGAACAGCCAGCCCGAAAAGACGCGATACCATTTGTCGTCGCGTTGATCCTGCACGGTGAGTTGGACGAAGGCGCCGGTTTCGGGCGGATCCTCCCACGGCGCGGTCTGTTCACACGCACGCAGCCGCACGATCGCACGGCCGACGCGCGCGGTCTCGCCCGGCTTCATCTCGAGCTCGCGGACGAGGCCGTTGCGCTTGTTGAGCAGGCCGAGCACCGCGACGCGCTGATCCATCGGGGTCGCGCCCTCGATCCCGCCGACTTCCTGCGGGACGCGTTCGGACTTGGCGAGTTGCGCCGTGGTTTCGCCGGGCCGCTTGCCGCCGTTCCGATCGCACGCGGTCAGCGCGGTCGCCGCGACAAGCGCCAGGAGCGCGATGCGGGAGAGGGAAGCGCTCACGAAGCTCAGTCGGCGCCCGGACGCCACGCTTCGTAGTCGCCGGTCGCTGCGGCGCGGTGGCCGCCGCGTTCGAGCGCGCCGGCGGGGCGATAGGCGCCGAGGCTGCCGGTCAGGTTCGCGCTCGGCTCCTTCTCCCAAGCGCGCGGCGCGGGCAGCGCCTCACCGGGCAGTTCGTCGAGCGTGCCGTGCAGCCAGCCGTGCCATTCGGGCGGAACCCGGCTCGCATCGTTCGAGCCGTTGTAGATCACCCAGCGGCGTGTCCCCTTCTTCGCGCGATAGTAGCGATTGCCGAGGCTGTCCTCGCCGACCTTTTCGCCGCTGCTCCAGCTGTTCAGCAACGTGCCGACGGTCGCGCCGTCCCACCAGGTGAAAATCTTGCCGAGGATGCTCATGGCGGTGGCGTTTACAGGGAAGGACGCGCGGTTCGCAAGCGTCAAACGGTGCGGCGCACCGCTATTTCCCATCTTTCCACGTCACTTTGGCGCTCTCGTCGAGCCCGAGCCGCGCCGCGGTGCCGCCCGCGAGTTCGAGCACCGCGGCGACATCGCCGCCGCTGACCACGGGTTCGAGCGATTCGGGGATCGTGTTTTCGGCGATCCGGTCGATGCTGCCGTCGGCGCGCACGAAGATCATGTCGAGCGGAATCAACGTGTTCTTCATCCAGAAGCTCGCGATCTTCGGCTTCGCAAAAGGAAAGAGCATCCCGCCGTCGGTGGGCAGGCTGGTACGGAACATCAGCCCCTGCGCCTGCTCGTCGGCGCTGCGCGCGACCTCGACGCGAAAGGCGTGCGCCGTGCCCGCCATGTCGATCGTCAGCGGAATCGTCGCGGCGCTCTCCGCCTCGCTCCCCGCGCTGCTGCACGCCGCCAGCGGCAGCGCGAGCGACAGGGCGAGAGCGGTCAGCAGAATGCGCATCGACAAATCCTTATCCCGAAAGCGATGCCGGGACCTAATCCAGCATCGCCGCATCGTCCAGCGCCGCCAGTGCGTCGGCGTCCCCCGGCGGGACGGCGAGGATGCGGCGGGCGAGGGCGAGCGAATGCCCCGCGCGCGCGAAGGCCGCGACCTGCCGCTCGCGGCTCTTCGGATCGTCGTCCGCGCGCACCGCGAATGGGCCGAACCGCCGCCGCCGTGCAAAGCCGATCGCCGCCGCGACCGCGTGCTCCTCCGCTTCGGCGATCGCTTCGCCGCTGTCCGCGTCGGCGATGCCGTCGACGAAGAGCTGCGCCTTCACGCGCCGCAGCCCCAGCCCGCGCCGCGTCATCGCCCCGGCGCGCATCGCGGCATATTGGCGATCGTCGAGGAAGCGCAGCCGCTCCATCCGGTCGGCCACGGCCTTGCACGCCGCCATGGCGTCAATTTCATCAACCCATTCGGATTCCCGAACTTTCCGCGCCAGATAGCGCGTCAATTTCGCCCGACTCGTCGCGAATCGCGCAACATAGGCGAGCGCCAGTTCGTCGAGCTTCGCTGCGTCCAGCGGTTTACGGGAACGGTCGGACGGAACGCGGCGGGACACCATGCCATGTTTATGCCACAGTCGGGCCTGATTGAGAACGACCAGAGCCGCCATATCGGGCATCAAAGCCCGGAAATGGGCCAATTTGTTTAACCTGACCGGGATCGCGCAGCGCAGACATGGCTCAAAAGGATGACATGATCGTTGCAGCGCGTTCCGATAGCCGGGATTCGCGAAGCCTTATGACCGAAAATTCCGCCCCCGCGGTGGAGGATCTCGCCCCCACCCCGACCCACTGCGCCCAGCCGCGCCGTTTTTCGGACTTCGCCACCGTCGGCGAAGCCCTCGACTATGCCGCCGCCGGCACCCGCGGGCTCAATTTCCACGATCCGCGCGGAAAGCTGATCCGCCCCTATCCCTATCGCGAGCTCAAGGCCGACGCGCTCACCGCCGCCTATCGCCTCGTCGCCGCGGGCGTCCGGCCCGGCGACCGCATCGCGCTGATCGCCGAGACCGGCCCCGAATTCGCCGCGCTTTTCTTCGGCACGATCTACGCGGGCGCCTGGCCCGTACCGCTGCCACTGCCGACCAGCTTCGGCGGCCGCGAATCCTACGTCGGGCAACTCGTCGTCCAGCTCACGAGCTGCGACCCGAAAATGCTGTTCTTCCCGCCCGAAATCGCCGCGATGGCGACCGAGGCCGCCGAACAGCGCGGCGTCGCGCCGATGGACTGGAGCGCGTTCGCGACGCGCCCCGCCCCGGTCGCCGCGCTTCCCGAGCAAAAGACCGACGAAACCTGCTACCTCCAGTACAGCAGCGGCTCGACGCGCTTCCCGCACGGCGTCGCGGTGACGCATGGCGCGCTGCTCAACAACCTCGCCGCGCATTCGCACGGCATGCACGTGCAGGACAGCGACCGCTGCGTGTCGTGGCTGCCCTGGTATCACGATATGGGCCTCGTCGGCTGCCTGCTCTCGCCCGTCGCCAACCAGGTGTCGGTCGATTATCTCAAGACCGAGGATTTCGCCCGCCGCCCGCTCGCCTGGCTCGACCTGATCAGCCGCAATCAGGGCACAACGCTCAGCTATTCGCCCACTTTCGGCTACGACATCTGCGCGCGCCGCGTGTCGAGCCAGACGCATGTCGCCGATCGTTTCGACCTGTCGCGCTGGCGCGTGGCGGGGAACGGCGCCGACATGATCCGCCCCGACGTGATGCAGAGCTTCGTCGATGCCTTCGCCGATGCGGGGTTCAAGGCGAGCGCCTTCCTGCCGAGTTACGGCCTTGCCGAGGCGACTCTCGCGGTCAGCATCATGCCGCCGGGCGAAGGCATCGTCGTCGAACTGGTCGAGGAGACCGAACTGTCGGGCGCCTCGACCGACGCCGGCCGCCCGACCCGTTATCGCGCGATCGTCAACTGCGGCCGCGCCGCGCGCGACATGGTGATCGAGGTCCGCGACGAGGCGGGCAACGTCCTGCCCGACCAGACGGTCGGCAAGGTCTGGTGCACTGGCCCGTCGCTGATGACCGGCTATTATCGCGACCCCGAGGCAACCGCCGCCTGTATGGCGGACGGCTGGCTCGACACCGGCGACATGGGCTATTTGTCGGACGGCTACATCTATATCGTCGGCCGCGCCAAGGACATGATCATCATCAACGGCAAGAATCACTGGCCGCAGGATATCGAATGGGCGGTCGAACAGCTTCCCGGCTTCAAGTCGGGCGACATCGCCGCCTTTGCGATCACCACGCCGGGGGGCGAGGAAACCCCCGCGGTGCTCGTCCAGTGCCGCACCAGCGACGACGCTGAACGCATCGCGCTGCGCGAGACGATCCGCGACCGCGTCCGCGCGATTACCGGCATGAACTGCCTGATCGAACTGATCCCGCCGCGCACCCTGCCGCGCACCAGCTCGGGCAAACTCAGCCGCTCGAAGGCGCGCGCGCAATATCTGGCGGGCGAGATCCAGCCGCTGGCGATCGCGGCTTAGGCGCAATCTCGATCCGTCAGTCGGCAAGCGTCGGGTTTCGACCGGAAGCGCACCTATCTTCTCCCCTCCCTGCAAGGGAGGGGGCGGGGGTGGGTGGCCGCCGAAGGCGGCGCTCTTCCTTCCGGCTCGCTATGCTCGCTACCCACCCCTAACCCCTCCCTTTCAGGGAGGGGAATATCCGCTCCCCACCCCAATGCCGCCATTCCAGGTGAATTGCCGCGCCAGTCCTGTCCCGCCCCGGAACAATATTATCGCTCGCGAACAGGCGGATAGTTACGTTCGAGTAACCCCGGGGCGTTAAACGGGCTCCCGTGAAGAGCCTGTTGACCGACCATATCGATGCCGACGATGCGTCCGTGCGAACCCTCTTGGGGCTGGGGCCGCGGCGCCAGGACATCGGAAACCTCCGCCAGCTTCAGCTCGCGCCGCTTCACGGCAAGGGCAAGATGCGCCTGTGGGTCGGGATCGTCATGGTACTGCTTGCGGCCTTCAGCATGGTGCCGCAGGTCCGCTGGGGGATCGCGGCAGGCTGGCTGACCTGCGCGCTGATCTTCTGCCTCTGGTCCTATCGCGTCTTCGTCACGCGGCCGCTGGGCGAGGCGCGCGCGACGAGCGCCGGCGAATTCGCGCTGTGCAACCGCCATGCCTTCTATGCCGCGCTGCTCTGGATCGTGCCCTTCTGGCTGCAGGGACCGGTGCCCGACGCCGGCCACGCGCTCGCCATGTGGGCGATCACGCTGCTGATGATGCTGACGCTGGCGATGATCGCGCACAGCCTGCCGTCGGTGTGCATTCTCTATATCGCGCCGGTCAGCCTGTCGGCGGCGCTTGCGCTTGCGCTGGCCGGGGCGCCGCAGCTCGCGGCGGGGGCGATCGCCGCCGGGCTGCTGCTCTCCGGCTTCTGCGTGCGCTTTGCACAGAATCACGTCCGCTTTCGCCGCGCCGAGGAGACGCTGCACGAAAAGACCGAAACGGTCAGCCTGCTGCTGCGCGAATTCGAGGAAACCTCGGCCGACTGGCTGTGGCAGACCGACAATGCCCGCCGCCTGGTTCATGTCTCGCCGCGCCTCGCCTTTGCGCTCGGCGGAACCGCCGAGGCGCTCGAAGGCGTGCCGCTGCTCCAGGCGCTGTCGGGCGATGCGTGGGAGAGCGGCCAGTTCCCCAAGAACCTTCACACCATGGCCGAGCGGATGAAGCGGCGCGAGAGCTTCTCGAACCTGATCGTTCCGGTGACGATCGGCGGCAAGCCGCGCTGGTGGGAATTGTCGGCGTCGCCGCGCCTCGACGAAACGGGCAAGTTCCTCGGCTTTCGCGGCGTCGGGTCGGACGTCACCGAACAGCATGCGACCGCCGAGCAGATCGCGCGGATGGCGCGCTTCGACAATCTGACCGGCCTTCCCAACCGCCTCAGCCTGCACGAGGATCTGGCGCGCGCGCTGAATCAGGCGATGGAAGCGAAATCGCGCTGCGCGATGCTGATGATCGACCTCGACCGCTTCAAGGCGGTCAATGATACGCTCGGCCATCCGACCGGCGACAAATTGCTCGCGCAGGTCGCCGCGCGCCTGAAAGGGCTGATGGAACGCGGCATGACCTGCGGTCGCCTCGGCGGCGACGAGTTCGCGGTGGTGCTCCACAACGTCCCCTCGGCGAACGACGCCGAGGATCTTGCAAAGCGCATCATCGCCGCGATCAGCCGGCCCTATGTGGTCGACAATCACCAGCTCTTCGTCGGCGCCAGCATCGGCTATGCGATCGGCCCGCAGGACGGTTCGACGGTCGAGACGCTGACCCGCAACGCCGACCTCGCACTCTACAAGTCGAAGGACAAGGGCGGCAACGTCGTCGCCGCCTATGTCGCTTCGCTCCACGCGCAAGCCGAGGAACGGCGCGTGATGGAACAGGAACTGCGCGGCGCGCTCGATCGCGGCGAGTTCGAGCTTTACTACCAGCCGGTGGTCACCGCCGTCGACGGCACGCTCAACGGCTTCGAGGCGCTGATCCGCTGGAACAACCAAAAGCTCGGCAATGTTTCGCCCGGCCGCTTCATCCCGCTCGCCGAAGACAGCCGTCTGATTTCGCCGATCGGCGAATGGGTGCTGCGCACCGCGTGCCACGAGGCGATGAAATGGCCGTCCAACCTCAAGGTCGCGATCAACGTCTCGGCCGAACAGCTCACTGATCCGTCCTTCGCCTCGGTCGTCGTCTCGGCGCTCGCACAGAGCGGGCTGCCGCCGCAGCGGCTCGAGATCGAGGTCACCGAAAGCGTCTTCCTGCGCGACGGCGGCGGCGCGGCGCAATTGCTCGACCAGCTTATCGGCCTTGGCATCCGCCTGTCGCTCGACGATTTCGGCACCGGCTATTCGTCGCTCGGCTATCTGCGCAAGACGCAGTTCTCGACGATCAAGGTCGACCGCAGCTTCGTCGTCGGCGCGGCGAAGGGCAGCATCGAATCGATCGCGATCATCCGCGCCGTCGTCGCGCTCGCCGACAGCCTCGGCATGTCGACGACGGCGGAAGGGGCCGAGACCGAGATCGAGGTCGATACGATCCGCACCCTCGGTTGCAGCAATATCCAAGGCTATTATTACGGCCGCCCGATGCCCGCGACCGACGTGCTGATGCTCTTCCGCCGCCCCGAAACGGCGACTGCGGCGGCGTGACCAGCCTTCCATCCGTCATCCCGGCGAAGGCCGGGATCTCGCCGGTGCAGCATTACCGATAGGGTGAGATCCCGGCCTTCGCCGGGATGACGATTCCAAGGGGAAATCAACGCAGGGCGATCCGTCAAACGACGACCCGAACCTTCCGAGCGACGAATGGAACGTCTTAACAAAAGGTTCCCCCGCTCATCGCATGGAGGGCGCGATTCACCGCTTGATTGTTGGTGACGCGCAGCGGCTGCGGCAAAGACCCTGCAACGCTTGAAGACAAGCCAAAGGGGTCGCTTTTCATGCTCAACCGCCGCTTTCTGGGTGCCTTCGCCCTGTGCGCCTCGCTGCTCGCCAGCGTCCCGGCCAGCGCGCTCCAGTGCGTTCCCTTTGCCCGCGCCGAATCGGGCGTCGAAATCCGCGGCAATGCCAAGACCTGGTGGTCGCAGGCGGCGGGCGAATATGACCGCGGCCAGGAACCCCGCAAGGGCGCCGTCATGGCGTTCGCGGGCACCCGCGGCATGCCGCTCGGCCATGTCGCAGTGGTCAAGAAGATCGTCAGCGACCGCGAAATCCTCATCGACCATGCGAACTGGTCGCCGATCAACGGCCGCCGCGGCCAGATCGAGCGCAACGTCCGCGTCGTCGACGTCAGCGACAAGGGCGACTGGAGCCTGGTCCGCGTCTGGTACGCGCCGATCGGCGATCTTGGTCTGCGCGCCAATCCGGTGCAAGGTTTCATCTACGCCGACGGCGACGCCAAGGCCGGCGGCAGCCACAAGGCGTTCGAGGAACCCGTGTGGGCGCAGAACGACTGGAAGCCCGGCAACGGCCTCGACCTCGTCGCCGCCTCGCTGCGCTGATCCAGACCCAAGATTGATAAAGCTGATCCCCTCCCGCAGGCGGGAAGGGCAGCGAGACTTGGGCGC
Proteins encoded in this window:
- a CDS encoding CpaF family protein, with the translated sequence MSAFGRRPGTAGRPAFGVAKPMQTGPGMGGSQFPAIDTPAPEAPPPIPSNLTPEQEAMERLNQRSTAEMAEPEKAQGFEASVHKIKEQVLPRLLERVDPEAAATLSKDELTEEFRPIILEVLAELRITLNRREQFALEKVLVDELLGFGPLEELLSDPDISDIMVNGPYQTYIERKGQLVIAPIQFRDEQHLFQIAQRICNMVGRRVDQTTPLADARLKDGSRVNVIVPPLSLRGTAISIRKFSAKPITLDMLCQWGAMSQKMCTALKIAGASRFNIVISGGTGSGKTTMLNALSKMIDPGERVLTIEDAAELRLQQPHWLPLETRPANLEGNGAIHMGDLVKNALRMRPDRIIMGEVRGSECFDLLAAMNTGHDGSMCTLHANSPRECLGRMENMVLMGDIKIPKEAISKQIADSVDLIVQIKRLRDGSRRVTNVTEVIGMEGDVIVTQELFKFEYQDEDKDGKIIGEYRAMGLRPYTLEKARQFGFDQPYLEACL
- a CDS encoding class I SAM-dependent methyltransferase, whose product is MRPLILVASALVALAAPALAESPNGEAIAPSIADAVAASTRTPANVARDRYRHPAETLAFFGVKPGDTIVELWPGGGWYTEILAPLSKAGGGTLYAAAPWEKGLNRIREWQSAKPDLYGAVRLAEFPATGAGPKVPDGSADVVLTFRNVHNWRFGGTDKTGEAFRQIYAMLKPGGVLGVVDHRLPEEMDSALEEKSGYMKRSSVVAFAEAAGFKLAGESNVNANAKDSHDYPGGVWTLPPSLAQKDVDREKYLAIGESDRMTLKFVKPAP
- the aat gene encoding leucyl/phenylalanyl-tRNA--protein transferase — encoded protein: MKHLESIDPALLLSAYAQGLFPMADGADDPSVHWVEPRLRAILPLDGFHLSKSLKKVIVSDRFRVTTDTAFRDMMALCAEPADDRPTTWINPVIKTSYERLFQLGHAHSVECWLDGALVGGLYGVSLGRAFFGESMVSRARDASKVALAHLVARLKAGGWRLLDCQFITPHLASLGAIEIPQADYLARLYSVLSDGAALGAGAAFGAGAGAGAAAPSPPFVAGDWGALDGLGAGAADLGTACWTGSPPGYVIAQLLT
- a CDS encoding NADH:ubiquinone oxidoreductase subunit NDUFA12, translated to MSILGKIFTWWDGATVGTLLNSWSSGEKVGEDSLGNRYYRAKKGTRRWVIYNGSNDASRVPPEWHGWLHGTLDELPGEALPAPRAWEKEPSANLTGSLGAYRPAGALERGGHRAAATGDYEAWRPGAD
- a CDS encoding DUF192 domain-containing protein, which gives rise to MRILLTALALSLALPLAACSSAGSEAESAATIPLTIDMAGTAHAFRVEVARSADEQAQGLMFRTSLPTDGGMLFPFAKPKIASFWMKNTLIPLDMIFVRADGSIDRIAENTIPESLEPVVSGGDVAAVLELAGGTAARLGLDESAKVTWKDGK
- a CDS encoding RecX family transcriptional regulator; its protein translation is MAALVVLNQARLWHKHGMVSRRVPSDRSRKPLDAAKLDELALAYVARFATSRAKLTRYLARKVRESEWVDEIDAMAACKAVADRMERLRFLDDRQYAAMRAGAMTRRGLGLRRVKAQLFVDGIADADSGEAIAEAEEHAVAAAIGFARRRRFGPFAVRADDDPKSRERQVAAFARAGHSLALARRILAVPPGDADALAALDDAAMLD
- a CDS encoding fatty acyl-AMP ligase, with translation MTENSAPAVEDLAPTPTHCAQPRRFSDFATVGEALDYAAAGTRGLNFHDPRGKLIRPYPYRELKADALTAAYRLVAAGVRPGDRIALIAETGPEFAALFFGTIYAGAWPVPLPLPTSFGGRESYVGQLVVQLTSCDPKMLFFPPEIAAMATEAAEQRGVAPMDWSAFATRPAPVAALPEQKTDETCYLQYSSGSTRFPHGVAVTHGALLNNLAAHSHGMHVQDSDRCVSWLPWYHDMGLVGCLLSPVANQVSVDYLKTEDFARRPLAWLDLISRNQGTTLSYSPTFGYDICARRVSSQTHVADRFDLSRWRVAGNGADMIRPDVMQSFVDAFADAGFKASAFLPSYGLAEATLAVSIMPPGEGIVVELVEETELSGASTDAGRPTRYRAIVNCGRAARDMVIEVRDEAGNVLPDQTVGKVWCTGPSLMTGYYRDPEATAACMADGWLDTGDMGYLSDGYIYIVGRAKDMIIINGKNHWPQDIEWAVEQLPGFKSGDIAAFAITTPGGEETPAVLVQCRTSDDAERIALRETIRDRVRAITGMNCLIELIPPRTLPRTSSGKLSRSKARAQYLAGEIQPLAIAA
- a CDS encoding bifunctional diguanylate cyclase/phosphodiesterase; the protein is MKSLLTDHIDADDASVRTLLGLGPRRQDIGNLRQLQLAPLHGKGKMRLWVGIVMVLLAAFSMVPQVRWGIAAGWLTCALIFCLWSYRVFVTRPLGEARATSAGEFALCNRHAFYAALLWIVPFWLQGPVPDAGHALAMWAITLLMMLTLAMIAHSLPSVCILYIAPVSLSAALALALAGAPQLAAGAIAAGLLLSGFCVRFAQNHVRFRRAEETLHEKTETVSLLLREFEETSADWLWQTDNARRLVHVSPRLAFALGGTAEALEGVPLLQALSGDAWESGQFPKNLHTMAERMKRRESFSNLIVPVTIGGKPRWWELSASPRLDETGKFLGFRGVGSDVTEQHATAEQIARMARFDNLTGLPNRLSLHEDLARALNQAMEAKSRCAMLMIDLDRFKAVNDTLGHPTGDKLLAQVAARLKGLMERGMTCGRLGGDEFAVVLHNVPSANDAEDLAKRIIAAISRPYVVDNHQLFVGASIGYAIGPQDGSTVETLTRNADLALYKSKDKGGNVVAAYVASLHAQAEERRVMEQELRGALDRGEFELYYQPVVTAVDGTLNGFEALIRWNNQKLGNVSPGRFIPLAEDSRLISPIGEWVLRTACHEAMKWPSNLKVAINVSAEQLTDPSFASVVVSALAQSGLPPQRLEIEVTESVFLRDGGGAAQLLDQLIGLGIRLSLDDFGTGYSSLGYLRKTQFSTIKVDRSFVVGAAKGSIESIAIIRAVVALADSLGMSTTAEGAETEIEVDTIRTLGCSNIQGYYYGRPMPATDVLMLFRRPETATAAA
- a CDS encoding CHAP domain-containing protein, whose protein sequence is MLNRRFLGAFALCASLLASVPASALQCVPFARAESGVEIRGNAKTWWSQAAGEYDRGQEPRKGAVMAFAGTRGMPLGHVAVVKKIVSDREILIDHANWSPINGRRGQIERNVRVVDVSDKGDWSLVRVWYAPIGDLGLRANPVQGFIYADGDAKAGGSHKAFEEPVWAQNDWKPGNGLDLVAASLR